From the Paenibacillus sp. FSL H8-0548 genome, one window contains:
- a CDS encoding EAL domain-containing protein yields MELEIKHFTDNMTKFDIVQKAANLGFWAYDHTSEKTSWSNQMFAIYGMSSDFILKQDQLFNFVHPEDRERVARQLLASQASKSEDISKYRIVRPSGEVRLVVANTSFILGDDNEIVMTIGTVQDQTENEVLQHYKSIFENNPDAVFSFNLDGQFMSCNSSLEKMFGYTQDEVLECNFYRIIEQESMDLAIHYIEKTVKTLVPQNYDTTGITKSGQTVELNVTSIPIIINNELIGIYGIAKDITQKKRIEQSLTEAELKYRSILEQSIVGIFVAQGSCFVYTNEQLNKMLGYDTLIGMDVGGIVYHKDREAVLSQVMKLNEGESIPNFCHRAYKQDGTIIHCEVHYNRVSHLGEKAIVGIVLDITERSKAEELNQFLAYHDYLTELPNRRRFEEQLNKLLIVNAYYKQKLAVMLIDLDRFKYVNDTLGHPIGDELLKQIADRLRNNLGSGQEVFRLGGDEFAIILSNLQQQSDITKSSNKIIDLIKNQFVIEGYELNVTASIGICQSPDDGSTVESLMKNGDAALYFAKSRGRDQFQCYSSSLSVQTFKLFSLSNDLRKALGRGELFLDYMPRVHTESMEIVGVEALLRWNHPDWGLVSPTEFIPIAEETGLIVPIGEWVLREACMQNKRWQAMGLAPITVSVNFSVQQLLKQNILISIDQIIEETGLSPDRLEIEITESSFISNEKVVTELLLELKKRKIKVSLDDFGTGYSSLYLLKRLALHSIKIDRSFVEEMMTEPSNKSIIECIIRLAGELHMQVVAEGVETEEQFNYLREQRCEEIQGYYFSRPVNPERIEQLLRNKSLKEPALLLQNKQPIVNRRQYFRIDLKHCLLAEMTITMFKGRKVGLGSTEVFVKNIGPGGLRFMVGVKLPVNSDILLMIKTQIANQSYVLYGCIVWYSEVEHDIYEYGVQFQMKEKEHDELVSALNILAINQRDGMMTHTQIYVGDPILRIKELKKLN; encoded by the coding sequence ATGGAACTAGAAATTAAACATTTTACTGACAATATGACTAAATTTGATATTGTTCAAAAGGCAGCTAATTTAGGATTTTGGGCGTATGACCATACTTCGGAAAAAACGTCATGGTCCAACCAAATGTTCGCCATTTATGGCATGAGCTCTGATTTTATATTGAAGCAGGATCAATTATTTAACTTTGTTCATCCTGAAGATCGCGAGCGTGTGGCGCGGCAGCTTCTTGCATCGCAAGCATCAAAATCAGAGGATATTAGCAAGTATCGCATCGTTCGTCCAAGCGGTGAAGTGAGACTTGTGGTAGCAAATACTTCGTTTATTCTCGGTGATGACAATGAAATTGTGATGACTATCGGTACAGTTCAGGATCAGACGGAGAATGAAGTTTTGCAGCATTATAAATCAATATTTGAAAATAATCCTGACGCGGTTTTTTCGTTTAACCTAGATGGCCAGTTTATGTCATGCAATTCATCACTTGAGAAAATGTTTGGCTACACTCAGGACGAGGTTCTCGAATGTAATTTCTATCGTATTATCGAACAGGAAAGTATGGATTTAGCGATTCATTATATTGAGAAAACAGTCAAAACACTTGTACCTCAAAATTACGATACGACAGGTATAACTAAAAGCGGACAAACGGTCGAGCTTAATGTGACCAGTATACCGATTATTATTAATAATGAGCTAATTGGTATATATGGTATCGCTAAGGACATTACGCAGAAAAAGAGGATTGAACAATCCCTTACAGAAGCTGAGCTCAAATATCGGAGTATATTGGAGCAATCTATCGTCGGCATATTTGTCGCACAAGGGTCTTGCTTTGTCTATACAAATGAGCAGCTGAATAAGATGCTTGGTTACGATACATTAATCGGTATGGATGTCGGGGGAATCGTCTATCATAAGGATCGTGAAGCAGTCTTAAGTCAGGTCATGAAGCTCAATGAAGGGGAATCGATACCTAATTTTTGCCATCGGGCATATAAGCAGGACGGAACGATTATACACTGTGAGGTGCATTACAATCGTGTCTCTCATTTAGGAGAGAAAGCAATTGTAGGCATTGTCCTGGATATTACAGAACGGAGCAAAGCGGAGGAACTAAACCAATTTTTGGCGTATCACGACTATTTAACAGAGCTGCCGAATCGACGAAGGTTTGAAGAGCAGTTGAACAAGCTGCTAATCGTGAATGCGTACTATAAACAAAAACTGGCGGTAATGCTCATCGATCTGGATCGCTTCAAATATGTGAATGATACGCTGGGGCATCCGATAGGGGATGAGCTGCTCAAACAAATCGCTGACAGGCTGAGGAATAATCTTGGCAGCGGACAGGAAGTGTTCCGGCTTGGCGGAGATGAGTTTGCTATCATCCTATCTAATCTGCAGCAGCAAAGCGATATTACCAAGAGCTCTAATAAAATCATTGATTTGATTAAAAATCAATTTGTGATAGAAGGGTATGAGCTGAATGTAACGGCGAGTATTGGCATCTGTCAATCACCTGACGACGGGAGCACCGTAGAGTCGTTGATGAAAAACGGAGATGCCGCCCTTTATTTTGCCAAATCGAGAGGAAGAGATCAGTTTCAATGTTACTCTTCTTCATTAAGTGTACAAACATTTAAATTGTTCTCGCTCAGCAATGATTTGCGTAAAGCGCTCGGGAGAGGAGAGCTGTTTCTCGACTATATGCCTCGTGTACATACGGAATCGATGGAAATTGTCGGTGTAGAGGCACTGCTCCGCTGGAATCATCCGGATTGGGGGTTGGTGTCGCCAACAGAATTCATACCGATCGCAGAGGAGACGGGACTCATCGTTCCGATAGGTGAATGGGTGCTGCGTGAGGCTTGCATGCAGAACAAGCGTTGGCAGGCAATGGGCTTGGCACCGATTACCGTGTCGGTTAATTTTTCGGTACAACAGCTGCTCAAGCAAAATATATTGATTTCGATTGATCAAATTATCGAGGAAACAGGCTTGTCTCCGGATAGGCTGGAAATTGAAATAACAGAGAGCTCATTTATTAGCAACGAGAAGGTAGTGACAGAGCTGCTGCTTGAGCTGAAGAAGAGAAAAATTAAAGTATCGCTTGATGATTTTGGCACAGGCTATTCCTCTCTTTATTTATTGAAGCGCTTAGCTCTCCATTCCATAAAAATCGACAGGTCATTTGTCGAGGAAATGATGACAGAGCCTAGCAATAAGAGCATCATCGAGTGTATTATTCGTTTGGCTGGGGAGCTTCATATGCAAGTAGTCGCTGAAGGCGTTGAAACCGAGGAACAATTCAACTACTTGAGGGAGCAGCGATGTGAAGAGATTCAAGGCTATTACTTCAGCCGACCTGTGAATCCTGAAAGGATCGAACAGCTGCTCCGTAATAAATCTTTGAAGGAGCCGGCTTTGCTGCTGCAAAACAAGCAGCCGATCGTTAACCGCAGGCAATATTTTCGGATCGATCTTAAGCATTGTCTTCTGGCTGAAATGACGATCACCATGTTTAAGGGCAGAAAGGTCGGACTTGGAAGCACAGAGGTATTTGTGAAAAATATCGGCCCGGGCGGTCTTCGGTTTATGGTAGGCGTTAAGCTCCCGGTTAACAGCGATATTTTATTGATGATTAAAACCCAAATTGCAAATCAATCGTACGTTCTATATGGCTGTATCGTTTGGTACAGTGAAGTGGAGCATGATATTTATGAGTACGGCGTACAGTTTCAAATGAAAGAGAAGGAGCATGATGAGCTGGTCAGTGCGCTTAATATTCTTGCGATTAATCAGCGTGACGGGATGATGACTCATACACAAATTTACGTGGGCGATCCCATACTTCGCATTAAGGAATTGAAGAAGCTTAATTAG
- a CDS encoding YafY family protein yields the protein MRAGRLIAIVLLMQNNGKMTSKVLAEKLEVSERTIIRDMESLSEAGVPVYAERGLHGGWVLSEGYRTNLTGMHVDELVSVIVASQAALLGDLGIAKHYDAAVQKLLAASPTEVSRSAAIARQKIHIDGAGWHQMQESVPFLSVVQEAVWEERALQLRYQREDGIAERIVQPLGLVAKRSVWYVVGLAGGEMRTYRIARLLGAVMLEERIQRPTDFDLASYWEESMGDFRQRLPKYPATVLVTEASLTKLSKERYVKVLESSPSEEPNWITAKVEFQTLASACEIILSCGSRIAAIEPAELREKVKDEAKAMNALYS from the coding sequence ATGAGAGCGGGACGATTAATTGCAATTGTGCTATTGATGCAAAACAACGGAAAAATGACTTCCAAGGTGCTGGCAGAAAAGCTGGAGGTATCGGAGCGGACGATTATTCGCGATATGGAATCGCTAAGCGAGGCGGGCGTTCCCGTCTATGCGGAAAGAGGGTTGCATGGTGGCTGGGTATTATCCGAGGGATATCGTACGAATTTGACTGGCATGCATGTGGATGAGCTTGTATCCGTTATCGTCGCGAGCCAAGCTGCCTTGCTTGGGGACTTGGGCATTGCAAAACATTATGATGCCGCTGTACAGAAGCTGCTGGCGGCTTCTCCCACAGAAGTGAGCAGAAGCGCAGCAATAGCTAGGCAAAAAATACATATCGATGGAGCGGGCTGGCATCAAATGCAGGAGTCTGTGCCGTTTTTATCTGTTGTTCAGGAGGCGGTATGGGAGGAGCGCGCGCTGCAGCTGCGCTATCAGCGGGAGGATGGGATAGCAGAGCGAATTGTCCAGCCGCTCGGTCTCGTTGCCAAACGCAGCGTATGGTATGTTGTAGGCCTTGCTGGCGGGGAGATGCGAACCTATCGCATTGCTCGCCTGCTTGGTGCTGTCATGCTCGAGGAACGAATTCAGCGGCCAACTGACTTTGATTTGGCCAGCTATTGGGAAGAATCGATGGGGGACTTCAGGCAAAGGCTGCCGAAATATCCGGCGACTGTGCTGGTGACGGAGGCTTCTCTCACGAAACTATCGAAAGAGCGTTATGTCAAGGTTTTGGAAAGCTCTCCATCTGAGGAGCCGAATTGGATAACGGCCAAGGTGGAATTTCAAACACTGGCTTCCGCCTGCGAGATCATCCTGAGCTGCGGCTCGCGTATTGCTGCAATCGAGCCCGCTGAGCTGAGAGAAAAGGTTAAGGATGAAGCAAAGGCGATGAATGCGTTGTATAGCTAG
- a CDS encoding SDR family oxidoreductase, whose product MSNTNSTSQVNPPQHQNRQPGIESEMNPLPIYESDSYKAAGKLKGKTAIITGGDSGIGRAVSVAYAKEGADVAIVYLNEHDDAKKTKEIVEKAGVKCLLIAGDIGDEAFCKSVIEQTIKEFGKLDILVNNAAEQHVQQKLEDITSDQLVATFRTNVFSMFYLTIVALPHLKASSAIINTASITAYRGNPTLIDYSATKGAIVSFTRALSVNVAEQGIRVNGVAPGPIWTPLIPATFDDQSVATFGSDTPMKRPGQPHELAAAYVYLACDDSSYMSGQILHINGGEVVNG is encoded by the coding sequence ATGTCTAACACTAATTCTACTAGCCAAGTAAACCCGCCCCAGCATCAAAATCGCCAGCCGGGCATTGAATCCGAGATGAATCCGCTGCCGATATACGAATCTGATTCGTATAAGGCCGCAGGAAAGCTCAAGGGCAAGACAGCTATTATTACCGGTGGAGACAGCGGAATCGGTCGTGCTGTTTCTGTTGCTTATGCTAAAGAAGGCGCCGATGTGGCAATCGTTTATTTGAATGAGCACGATGATGCGAAGAAGACGAAGGAGATCGTCGAGAAAGCGGGCGTTAAATGCTTGCTGATTGCAGGAGATATCGGCGACGAGGCGTTTTGCAAAAGCGTAATTGAACAGACGATTAAGGAATTCGGCAAGCTTGATATTCTCGTTAATAATGCAGCTGAGCAGCATGTTCAGCAGAAGCTGGAGGATATCACCTCGGATCAGCTAGTTGCGACATTCCGTACCAATGTGTTCAGCATGTTCTATCTGACGATTGTGGCATTGCCGCATTTGAAAGCGTCCAGTGCGATTATCAACACGGCCTCCATAACTGCGTATCGCGGCAATCCTACGTTGATTGATTATTCGGCGACTAAAGGAGCGATCGTATCCTTTACGCGCGCGCTTTCGGTTAATGTTGCCGAGCAGGGAATTAGAGTTAACGGAGTTGCTCCAGGACCGATCTGGACGCCGCTTATTCCAGCGACGTTTGATGATCAGTCCGTGGCAACTTTCGGATCGGATACGCCGATGAAGCGTCCGGGACAGCCGCATGAGCTTGCTGCCGCTTATGTCTACTTGGCTTGTGATGATTCGAGCTATATGTCCGGTCAAATTTTGCATATCAACGGCGGTGAGGTTGTAAACGGGTAA
- a CDS encoding metallophosphoesterase, producing MEMRTRIHTIFMFIGSTECGKTTFANEVLMPQLRFREEEKGVIANVQYISSDSIRQELLGSDYDKYDQVMLEASDQAFQLLFEKLRLVTTYPINAEFVVVDTTGLSEDFRAKVRGIAKDNHYNLEVVLFDYRKREDYYASDRSKKLITSHINRLRKEVLGSLSREKYNKIHKVRAKDFYSPADRLVNKDYKIMIEDVDDYLAAILPLEQKAIIVGDVHECVDELKALLVSHGFELDGDQLLETAKVRDTKVLLVGDWIDKGKRTKEIIDFLYVNQHHFLFVLGNHESFVYKYMRGEIKGVEEELLHAYFDSTEVLRGDDMLLQRFNHLVSLSNPFYKRVGKHGSSYYVTHAPCENKYIGKLDSDSKRHQRNFRIDRSAPLEEQLAFLKREAVANQPYHVFGHIAAKNAFRIKNKIHIDSGAVHGNQLTSVMLSAKPIYKSQLSAQAAIGDELYTLFKQERKVSLQELDEDEARRLQYCASHKINYISGTMAPADKDEAAGELESLSKGLDYFRGRGVKEVVLQPKYMGSRCNVYLHAELDQCFAVSRNGYEINKLDLTPVYEKLLNRFGGYMKENDIAMLLLDGELLPWQALGEGLIDKQFKPIEQALKTELAFLQANGFDEAFNKLVDNYKESGFERDQFHLSKGELNEKHGLTIYQNYKHVHTMLEKHRPLDEHIEAYVTYKKQLELYAEAGELQYKPFSLLKMIYRDGSEALPDWCTSEMYRFLSDDSFIKLDLMNTESYDQAEQYFRALTIDNHMEGVVIKPEQIVPEAVPYMKVRNASYMSIIYGYDYRFPHKYQKLIKQKSINMKLRTSINEHRLGQIMLEVPFSNISPENEAYQSAVANLLFEVAREKEIDPRL from the coding sequence ATGGAAATGAGAACGAGGATTCATACGATTTTTATGTTCATTGGGTCAACAGAATGCGGTAAAACAACGTTTGCAAACGAGGTGCTTATGCCGCAGCTGCGCTTTCGTGAAGAGGAGAAGGGCGTGATTGCCAATGTGCAGTACATATCCTCTGATAGCATTCGGCAGGAGCTTCTGGGGAGTGACTACGATAAATATGATCAAGTGATGCTGGAAGCAAGCGATCAGGCGTTTCAGCTTTTGTTCGAGAAGCTGCGGCTGGTGACAACCTACCCGATTAATGCCGAATTTGTTGTGGTGGATACAACGGGCTTGTCCGAGGATTTTCGAGCAAAGGTGAGAGGAATCGCGAAGGATAATCATTATAATCTGGAGGTTGTACTGTTTGACTACCGGAAGCGGGAGGATTATTACGCATCAGATCGATCAAAGAAGCTAATTACGAGCCATATCAATCGGCTGCGCAAGGAGGTGCTTGGCTCACTTTCGAGGGAGAAGTATAACAAAATCCATAAAGTACGCGCGAAGGACTTTTATTCTCCAGCTGACCGGTTAGTAAATAAGGATTACAAAATTATGATCGAAGATGTCGATGATTATCTGGCTGCAATATTGCCATTAGAACAGAAGGCGATCATTGTAGGCGATGTTCATGAATGCGTGGATGAACTGAAAGCACTGCTCGTGAGCCATGGCTTTGAATTGGATGGCGATCAGCTGCTGGAAACTGCAAAGGTCAGGGATACGAAGGTACTTCTAGTCGGGGATTGGATCGACAAAGGCAAGCGCACGAAGGAAATCATTGATTTTCTATACGTGAATCAGCATCATTTTCTGTTCGTATTAGGCAACCATGAAAGCTTCGTATATAAATATATGCGCGGTGAAATTAAAGGGGTGGAAGAGGAGCTTCTGCATGCCTATTTCGATTCTACGGAGGTGCTTAGAGGAGACGATATGCTGCTTCAGCGATTTAATCATCTTGTGTCGCTTTCGAACCCCTTTTATAAGAGGGTAGGCAAGCACGGCTCTTCTTATTATGTTACTCATGCTCCATGCGAGAACAAATATATCGGCAAGCTGGACTCAGATTCGAAGCGGCATCAGCGTAATTTCCGCATTGACCGCTCAGCGCCGCTTGAGGAACAGCTGGCGTTTCTGAAGAGGGAGGCGGTAGCTAATCAGCCGTATCATGTCTTTGGGCATATCGCAGCCAAGAACGCCTTCCGAATCAAAAATAAAATTCATATTGACTCTGGTGCCGTACATGGCAATCAGCTCACCTCTGTCATGCTTTCGGCGAAGCCGATATACAAATCACAACTGTCTGCCCAAGCGGCGATAGGTGATGAGCTGTACACACTATTCAAACAGGAACGAAAGGTTTCTCTACAGGAGCTAGACGAGGATGAAGCTCGCAGACTTCAGTATTGTGCAAGCCATAAAATTAATTATATTTCTGGCACGATGGCGCCAGCGGATAAGGATGAAGCTGCTGGCGAGCTGGAGTCGCTGAGCAAAGGGCTGGACTATTTTAGGGGCCGCGGTGTCAAGGAAGTCGTGCTGCAGCCGAAATATATGGGATCAAGATGCAATGTTTATTTGCATGCCGAGTTAGACCAATGCTTCGCAGTTAGCCGCAATGGCTACGAAATTAACAAGCTGGATCTAACTCCAGTGTACGAGAAGCTGCTGAATAGGTTTGGCGGCTATATGAAGGAAAACGACATTGCGATGCTGCTGCTCGATGGTGAGCTGCTTCCATGGCAAGCGCTCGGAGAAGGTCTCATTGACAAGCAGTTCAAGCCCATTGAGCAGGCGTTAAAGACGGAGCTGGCCTTCTTGCAGGCGAATGGCTTCGATGAAGCGTTCAATAAGCTTGTGGATAATTATAAGGAAAGCGGCTTTGAGCGGGATCAATTCCACCTTAGCAAAGGGGAGCTGAATGAAAAACATGGCTTAACCATTTATCAGAACTATAAACATGTTCATACGATGTTGGAGAAGCATAGACCTCTAGACGAGCATATTGAAGCCTATGTAACGTACAAGAAGCAGCTAGAGCTCTATGCAGAAGCAGGCGAACTTCAGTATAAGCCGTTTTCGCTGCTCAAAATGATATATCGTGATGGAAGTGAAGCATTGCCGGATTGGTGCACATCAGAGATGTATCGTTTCCTCAGCGATGATTCGTTTATTAAGCTGGATCTGATGAATACAGAGAGCTATGACCAGGCAGAGCAATACTTTCGAGCGCTCACGATAGATAATCATATGGAGGGTGTTGTCATTAAGCCTGAGCAAATAGTCCCGGAAGCCGTTCCTTATATGAAGGTGCGAAATGCAAGCTATATGTCCATTATTTATGGTTATGATTATCGCTTTCCGCATAAGTACCAGAAGCTGATCAAGCAGAAGAGCATTAACATGAAGCTTCGCACATCAATAAATGAGCATCGATTGGGACAGATCATGCTGGAAGTGCCGTTTTCTAACATATCACCGGAAAATGAAGCTTACCAATCGGCTGTTGCTAATCTCCTATTCGAGGTGGCTAGAGAGAAGGAAATTGACCCGAGATTGTAA
- the speD gene encoding adenosylmethionine decarboxylase, translating to MKLTSEQRIQLHGFNNLTKSLSFNMYDVCYTRTKEEREAYIAYIDEQYNSDRLTSILKAVSEIIGAHVLNIAKQDYEPQGASVTLLVSEGPVIGSPNESFEESPGPLPDSVVMHLDKSHITVHTYPEYHPNEGISTFRADIDVSTCGEISPLKALNFLIHSFDTDIITLDYKVRGFTRDINGHKLFIDHDINSIQNYIPKEECLLYDMIDVNIYQENVFHTKCKLKQFDLNNYLFGYTKDSLSTIEQEEITRRLKNEMDEIFYGKNIRS from the coding sequence TTGAAATTAACGTCGGAACAGCGAATTCAACTGCATGGCTTCAATAACCTAACGAAGTCACTCAGCTTTAATATGTATGACGTCTGTTATACAAGAACAAAGGAAGAGCGTGAAGCCTATATTGCCTATATTGACGAGCAATATAATTCGGATAGGCTGACGAGTATTTTGAAGGCAGTATCGGAAATTATTGGGGCGCATGTGCTAAATATCGCTAAGCAGGACTATGAGCCGCAGGGCGCTAGCGTGACGCTGCTCGTTTCGGAGGGCCCGGTTATCGGCAGCCCTAACGAATCATTTGAGGAATCACCGGGGCCTTTGCCTGATTCAGTTGTCATGCATTTGGATAAAAGCCACATAACGGTTCATACGTATCCTGAATATCATCCGAACGAAGGAATCAGTACGTTTCGAGCTGATATCGATGTGTCCACCTGCGGTGAAATTTCGCCTCTTAAAGCGCTGAACTTCTTGATACATTCGTTTGACACCGACATTATTACGCTGGATTATAAGGTGCGAGGCTTCACCCGTGATATTAATGGACATAAGCTGTTTATCGATCATGATATTAACTCCATCCAAAATTACATACCGAAGGAAGAATGCCTTTTGTATGACATGATCGACGTTAACATTTATCAGGAAAACGTGTTCCATACGAAATGCAAGCTGAAGCAATTTGATTTGAACAATTATTTGTTTGGCTACACCAAGGATTCACTATCAACCATAGAGCAAGAGGAAATAACGAGAAGGCTTAAGAACGAAATGGACGAAATTTTTTATGGTAAAAATATAAGGAGCTGA
- a CDS encoding SDR family oxidoreductase — protein MKPLHGKIAVVAGATRGAGRGIAVSLGEAGATVYCTGRSIRGQASDLNRTETIEETAELVTARGGLGIPIKVDHTVESEVRSLFEQIRAEQNGQLDVLVNNIWGGEQLTEWKTPFWKHSLSKGLLMQERAVKTHLITSYYGAPLMVERKQGLIIEVTDGIDYRYRGSLFYSLAKISPIHLAEAMAADLNPYGVSSVAVTPGFLRSEEMLEHFGVAEHNWLDAVNSGKPDAEHFAESETPYYIGRGIAALAASNNLLERSGQVFPSWQLSDEFGIIDVDGRHPHWGKYAKLHGFL, from the coding sequence ATGAAACCATTGCATGGAAAAATAGCGGTTGTAGCTGGCGCTACGCGTGGAGCAGGACGCGGCATAGCAGTAAGCTTAGGAGAAGCGGGAGCGACCGTTTATTGCACGGGGCGGAGTATTCGCGGCCAGGCCTCCGATTTAAACCGGACGGAAACCATTGAAGAAACGGCAGAGCTTGTTACTGCGCGAGGCGGCTTAGGCATACCGATTAAGGTGGATCATACAGTAGAGTCAGAAGTCCGATCGCTGTTTGAGCAAATTCGTGCCGAGCAGAACGGTCAGTTGGATGTGCTTGTTAATAATATATGGGGAGGAGAGCAGCTCACGGAATGGAAGACACCTTTTTGGAAACATTCCTTGAGCAAAGGGCTGTTAATGCAGGAGCGTGCCGTGAAGACGCATCTCATTACGAGCTATTACGGAGCACCATTAATGGTGGAAAGGAAACAAGGGTTGATTATTGAAGTAACTGACGGCATTGATTACCGCTATCGAGGGAGTCTCTTTTACAGCCTCGCCAAAATCTCTCCCATCCATCTCGCGGAAGCGATGGCAGCTGACTTAAATCCTTATGGCGTTTCATCTGTAGCCGTCACGCCGGGCTTTCTCCGCTCTGAGGAAATGCTGGAGCACTTTGGCGTAGCAGAGCATAATTGGCTGGATGCCGTAAATAGCGGCAAGCCGGATGCAGAGCATTTCGCTGAGTCCGAAACACCTTATTATATAGGACGTGGAATCGCAGCACTTGCAGCAAGCAATAATCTGCTGGAACGATCCGGACAAGTATTCCCCAGCTGGCAGCTGTCCGATGAATTCGGCATCATAGATGTCGATGGCAGACATCCGCACTGGGGGAAATATGCTAAGCTTCACGGATTCCTGTAA